Genomic segment of Drosophila takahashii strain IR98-3 E-12201 chromosome X, DtakHiC1v2, whole genome shotgun sequence:
ctgtaacttggccaaaaatggtcctacacaaaaaattcatactgttttgaacagataacaaaatccataaaactttccgtgtaattttggaaaaataaaattttcgccaatttttaattattttataagggcgtaccccatgattttttgcgaaaaattaaaaatgaataaattgtcaaggtttaaatgccaatcgttaggaaatttaataacgagttcagaaaggtatgacaatccatactttgaatcagtatttgctttgttatagcaaaaaaactgcaacgttttagcgaaaaaacgggttttgtttttttttggaaattcgcgatttcagtttttgacaaaaattggaattttttcttttggtttttttgctgtacgttggccaaaaatggtcctacaccaaaaattcatactgttttgaacagataacaaaatttgctataaatccataaaactttccgtgtaattttggaaaaataaaattttcgccaatttttaattattttataagggggtaccccatgattttttgcgaaaaattaaaaatgaataaattgtcaaggtttaaatgccaatcgttaggaaatttaataacgagttcagaaaggtatgacaatccatactttgaatcagtatttgctttgttatagcgaaaaaactgcaacgttttagcgaaaaaacgggttttgtttttttttggaaatttgcgatttcagtttttgacaaaaattggaattttttcttttggtttttttgctgtaacttggccaaaaatggtcctacaccaaaaattcatactgttttgaacagataacaaaatttgctataagtccataaaactttccgtgtaattttggaaaaataaaattttcgccaatttttaatttttttataagggggtaccccatgattttttgcgaaaaattaaaaatgaataaattgtcaaggtttatatgccaatcgttaggaaatttaataacgagttcagaaaggtatgacaatccatactttgaatcagtatttgctttgttatagcgaaaaaactgcaacgttttagcgaaaaaacgggttttgtttttttttggaaattcgcgatttcagtttttgacaaaaattggaattttttcttttggtttttttgctgtacgttggccaaaaatggtcctacaccaaaaattcatactgttttgaacagataacaaaatttgctataaatccataaaactttccgtgtaattttggaaaaataaaattttcgccaatttttaatttttttataagggggtaccccatgattttttgcgaaaaattaaaaatgaataaattgtcaaggtttaaatgccaatcgttaggaaatttaataacgagttcagaaaggtatgacaatccatactttgaatcagtatttgctttgttatagcaaaaaaactgcaacgttttagcgaaaaaacgggttttgtttttttttggaaattcgcgatttcagtttttgacaaaaattggaattttttcttttggtttttttgctgtacgttggccaaaaatggtcctacaccaaaaattcatactgttttgaacagataacaaaatttgctataaatccataaaactttccgtgtaattttggaaaaataaaattttcgccaatttttaatttttttataagggggtaccccatgattttttgcgaaaaattaaaaatgaataaattgtcaaggtttaaatgccaatcgttaggaaatttaataacgagttcagaaaggtatgacaatccacactttgaatcagtatttgctttgttatagcaaaaaaactgcaacgttttagcgaaaaaacgggttttgtttttttttggaaattcgcgatttcagtttttgacaaaaattggaattttttcttttggtttttttgctgtacgttggccaaaaatggtcctacaccaaaaattcatactgttttgaacagataacaaaatttgctataagtccataaaactttccgtgtaattttggaaaaataaaattttcgccaatttttaatttttttataagggggtaccccatgattttttgcgaaaaattaaaaatgaataaattgtcaaggtttatatgccaatcgttaggaaatttaataacgagttcagaaaggtatgacaatccatactttgaatcagtatttgctttgttatagcgaaaaaactgcaacgttttagcgaaaaaacgggttttgtttttttttggaaattcgcgatttcagtttttgacaaaaattggaattttttcttttggtttttttgctgtacgttggccaaaaatggtcctacaccaaaaattcatactgttttgaacagataacaaaatttgctataaatccataaaactttccgtgtaattttggaaaaataaaattttcgccaatttttaatttttttataagggggtaccccatgattttttgcgaaaaattaaaaatgaataaattgtcaaggtttaaatgccaatcgttaggaaatttaataacgagttcagaaaggtatgacaatccatactttgaatcagtatttgctttgttatagcgaaaaaactgcaacgttttagcgaaaaaacgggttttgttttttttttggaaatttgcgatttcagtttttgacaaaaattggaattttttcttttggtttttttgctgtaacttggccaaaaatggtcctacaccaaaaattcatactgttttgaacagatatcaaaatttgctataaatccataaaactaattattttataagggggtaccccatgatattttgcgaaaaattaaaaatgaataaattgtcaaggtttaaatgccaatcgttaggaaatttaataacgagttcagaaaggtatgacaatccatactttgaatcagtatttgctttgttatagcgaaaaaactgcaacgttttagcgaaaaaacgggttttgttttttttttgaaatttgcgatttcagtttttgacaaaaattggaattttttcttttggtttttttgctgtaacttggccaaaaatggtcctacaccaaaaattcatactgttatGAACAGATatcaaaatttgctataaatccataaaactaattattttataagggggtaccccatgatattttgcgaaaaattaaaaatgaataaattgtcaaggtttaaatgccaatcgttaggaaatttaataacgagttcagaaaggtatgacaatccatactttgaatcagtatttgctttgttatagcgaaaaaactgcaacgttttagcgaaaaaacgggttttgttttttttttggaaattcgcgatttcagtttttgacaaaaattggaattttttcttttggtttttttgctgtaacttggccaaaaatggtcctacaccaaaaattcatactgttttgaacagataacaaaatttgctataaatccataaaactttccgtgtaattttggaaaaataaaattttcgccaatttttaattattttataagggggtaccccatgactttttgcgaaaaattaaaaatgaataaattgtcaaggtttaaatgccaatcgttaggaaatttaataacgagttcagaaaggtatgacaatccatactttgaatcagtatttgctttgttatagcgaaaaaactgcaacgttttagcgaaaaaacgggttttgttttttttttggaaattcgcgatttcagtttttgacaaaaattggaatttttttcttttggtttttttgctgtaacttggccaaaaatggtcctacaccaaaaattcatactgttttgaacagataacaaaatttgctataagtccataaaactttccgtgtaattttggaaaaataaaattttcgccaatttttaatttttttataagggggtaccccatgattttttgcgaaaaattaaaaatgaataaattgtcaaggtttatatgccaatcgttaggaaatttaataacgagttcagaaaggtatgacaatccatactttgaatcagtatttgctttgttatagcgaaaaaactgcaacgttttagcgaaaaaacgggttttgtttttttttggaaattcgcgatttcagtttttgacaaaaattggaattttttcttttggtttttttgctgtacgttggccaaaaatggtcctacaccaaaaattcatactgttttgaacagataacaaaatttgctataaatccataaaactttccgtgtaattttggaaaaataaaattttcgccaatttttaattattttataagggggtaccccatgattttttgcaaaaaattaaaaatgaataaattgtcaaggtttaaatgccaatcgttaggaaatttaataacgagttcagaaaggtatgacaatccatactttgcatcagtatttgctttgttttagcgaaaaacctgtgaaaataatgatttttgcTAAAAACATGAATTTTTCGCCTTTCTAAATAGCCATCGCTGGGGAACGCGAGGAGAAGCTCTCGGAGAAGCCGCGGCCCCACACCTTTGAGGAGGCCATCACGCTGACGGGAGTGGGCCGCTTCCACTACCAGCTGCTGCTCATCTGCGGCCTCTGTTTCATGGCCGTGATGGTGGAGATAATGGGCGTCAGCCTAATCATGAACCAGATGAAGTGCGACCTCCAGCCGACGCTCGATGAGCAGGGCATCCTGGCGTCGGCCGGCTTCCTGGGCGTCGTCCTGAGCTCCCATGCCATGGGTTTCCTGGCGGACACCTGGGGCCGGGCCACCACCCTCAAGTACGCCCTGTGCCTCAGCTCCGTGTGCTCGATCGTCTCCGGCTTCTCGGTGAACATCTGGATGCTGATTGTCTTCCGCTTCCTCACGGGCTTCTTCATTTCCGGCGGCCAGGCGTGCGTCTTCAGCCTGTGCGGCGAGTTCCATGGCAATGGCTCGAGGGTTCGGCACGTGACGCTGCTCTCCGGCTTCCTCTGCATGGCCATGATCTTTGCTCCAGGtgagtaaatatatatatttttatacatatatttttatacccttgcagagggtattatgatttcagtcagaagtttgcaacgcagtgaaggagacgtttccgaccccataaagtatatatattcttgatcagcatcacaagacgagtcgatctagccatgtccgtctgtccgtctgtccgtctgtccgtctgtccgtctgtccgtctgtccgtctgtccgtctgtctgtttctacgcaaactagtctctcagtttttgagctatcgggacaaaactttcgcaaaagtcttctttctattgcaggtagtatatatgtcggagccgaccggatcggacaactatatcttatagctcccataggaacaatcggaaaaaaaaactttaaaaaattctagcttcggtgttttttgaaatattaccttctacttttggggatgttattttttaaatatttctgaatttcgaataaattttttaaaaaatcggactactatatcatatagctgccataggaacgatcggaaaattaatggaaaagtaataggaaataaattcaagcttctttggtttttattgtattatcttctactctaggatatgactctttttaaatatttccgaatttcaattttaatttaatcaaaatcggacgactatatcatatagctgccataggaacgctcggaaaattaatggaaaagtaataggaaataaattctagcttctttggtttttattgtattatcttctactctaggatatgactctttttaaatatttccgaatttcaattttaatttgatcaaaatcggacgactatatcatatagctgccataggaacgatcggaaaattaatgagaaatattagaaaattgaacatttttgcgatttgttaattaataggaatgatctgcaagggtatataagcttcggctggccgaagctagcttcctttcttgttttcaaatattttttgcagCCATGGCAATTGGCATTTTGCCCCTGCGCATCGAGACCATTGTGCTGGGCATGCGCTTCTCGTCCTGGCGCGTTTTGCTCCTGGCCAACGTCTCGGTTTCGCTGCTGGCCCTCGTGGGGATCAGCACTCTGCCCGAGACACCCAAGTATCTGCTGGTCCAGGGACGTGGCGATCAGTCGCTGGACATCCTGCGCACCATCTTTGCCAAGAATTCCGGCAGAAGTGCCTCGGAATATCCGGTTAAGGAGGTGGCTCTGGAGAGCGGAGGCGCCAGTTTGTCCGATGTGCATGGCTTCGTGGATGCAGTGCGTCTCGTCTGGCACCAGACAGTGCCGCTCTTCCACCGCGAGCGACTGTGGCACACGCTGAACATCTGCAGCATCCAGTTCCTCATCTACTTCCTGGCCCAGGGCATCTTCATGTGGTTCCCCACCATCCTGGATGAGCTGGGCACACGCAATGGCGAGGACATACTGCTCTGCACTGTCCTCCAGGACTTCAATGTGGATCTGGGGGGCTCGCAGGAGGAAGCGGCAGCAAGCTGCTCCGTGGCTGTGGACACCTCCACGTACCAGGTGATGATCATCATTGGAGCCTGCTTTGTGATGATTTATCTGCTCTTTGCCTACATCATCGATTATATAGGCAAGAAGAATCTGCTGAGTAAGTAGCCATTTTCATCTTTAATATCGCTTTATATTCAAAAACTAAATTGAGGGAAATTTCgccttgatttcaagaacatttctttttgaattttccaattgaGAACATTTgatcttggctttgtttttgctctcaatttgtttattgttctTTTCTGAGTATAGCCTCTTCATTTCAGTGGCCTGGATGGTACTGACCATGATTTGCCTGGTGGCCCTGCACTATGTGGAGCAGTTCGCCCTGGTGGTGGTCGCCCTGACCGTTGTGATGGCCATTGGCAATTGCGGCGGTCTGGTCAGCACCATTGCCATGGAGTTCTATCCGACGCACATCAATGCCATGGGCATGTGCTTCATCATGATGGTGGGTCGCTTGGGCGCCGTCGTGGGCAGCAATCTCCTCGGGCGCCTGCTCTTCGCCAGCTGCGATCCCATCTTCTGGGCCCTTCTGGCTCTCGTGGTGCTCCTCTGCTCCCTGGGCTACTTCCTGCCGGAGAAACCGCCCGCCAAACGGACGAAGGAGCCATCGGCCACAGCGAAGGCAATCGTGGCTGCCACCACGAGTCCCATATTCGCTATTAACTCCAAGTAGGATTAGCTTAAGCCATTAACTGTAGCTCGATTTTTCGATTCGATTGTTTCCCACTAATTTTATTAGCAGCTTACAGTTTATGCCTGTAGATATTAGAAATACTTttgttattgcattttttttgtaaatttaggTATGTAATATTCTCAacggattttaaaaaagtaataagattGCTTTCTTCTTTGGGATTGTGATGTTATAAGaaatgatttaataaaatatcccTTAAATGAAAAGCTCAAAAAGCTCATGTATTAAATAAAGTGTTACTTTTCAAGTGTCCTTGGtaaaagttaatattttaatacttcTTTCAACCATAGATGTTTGTATATTTATGAGTGGTGAAGCAGGAAAAACAAACCCATCCGAGTTACACCCAAATGGGTAAGGAATCGAGAACGGGAACGAGAGCAGCCGCcttggaaatgggaaatggattAGGTAAATGTTTGTGCCCATTCCTCCGCCAGTGGCGATGGATGTTGTCACCGAGGCAACAGGCACAAGTAGAAGTAGCTGCATTAACATTCCACGCATTCGTCGCTGGGCGGAGGGGGTGGTGCCAGGGGCAGGGGGGTGGGTTGTAGTTGGCCGAGGAGGGGTTAGGAGGTTCAGAGGGTCGGGGGATACTAAACGCATTCCAAGTGCCGTCGCATCACCAACTTCAACTGCTACTCAAGGTAGAGGGTATTCCTGGAGTTCGTGGGGTACATTAGTGACTTGTCCGTGGGAACATTCTTCCATTTCGATTAATAGTGAACTAATTTCAAACTGAGAGTGACTTAATTTAGTTAGATAAAGTTTGTGGGGTGtggaataaaaatatgttatgcCTTTCAATAGTTGTAAAACCTTCATTTTTCAGGATTGTCCGTTAAGTTGTCCGCTCAAGAGAATATTTCGAACTATTTTGTCTTAtctcttatatatttatttttacagggTAAAAAATAGTCGAGTTCTCCCATCGAGTTCTAGCCCACTTGTTGGCCAGTGTTTTTGTgcgtctttttattttgtttgtatttattcAGCAAAACGGTATTTGCTCCGCCGGCTGGTCACAGTCTGCGCCTGCGTCTGTGGCGGCACCTCCAACCCGCCGATCAGGTAGGAAATGGGCAACCGAGCAAGTGAACAGGTAACCAGGTAAGCAGCCAAAGAGTCAAGCAAGCTGGCCAAGCAACAAACCGTTGCCAATCATAACACACACGTTGCCACAAAGCAACCGAGCTAGAGACACTGAGACACTGAGACAGTGTCATTGCGGATTCCTAACGCCGATTCCAACTGCAAGTCGGACTCCAAGTCCAATTGCGATTACCTCCGCCACGATCCCTGGGCCCAAGAAACGATCGCCGGATTGCCGGATCGCCGTCCATTGATTGCCTAACTGCGCATTTCTCGACTTATATGGCATTGGCCAGATAACCACCTAACAACTGCTAGTCTCCAGTGTCCAGTCTTCAGTTCTCAGTTCTCTAGTTCTTCAGTCTCTGTTTCGGCCTCGGTGTCCACCGTCTGAGTGTCAGTCTCGTCTTCGTTCTGGTCCCAATGCCAGTTCCATTAGCCAACggcattgccattgccatctCGACATCACCGATGAGCCATCTGTGGGGGCTGGCTGGGAATCCAGTCCAGAGTCCACAGGCCAGCCAACCCACATCAACATTGGCTACCGCCCAACTATGGAGGCGGCTCGGGGTCACCAGATCTCGATTTGCATGCTGACAAATTAACCAATGTTGATTGGCTGAACGGTTTTCGATAGCCCTTCAACTTGTGGGATAATATTATCCTGTATTACCTTATTtaacagaaattaatttaaattcgggGTCACCAGCTCGCTTTATACCTGGTAACTAGTAATATAATAAGCCATGTAGAATAGCTATGATCCTAACCAGCtctcataaaaatgtttacctTGCAAAGGATCACTTGGCTctaattaaactttaatgCACTCTTCTCGATTCGGGGTCACCAGCAAAGCCGGGTGACAAATGAGCCGAAGAAACGCATGCGTTGACAGGCGACCATCCATCTTGATGGGGCCCAGGCCCATCGACCGGCCCACTAACCCATAATGCCGGCAAATTAGCATCGACATTAGCTCGGTGGCGGAATCGCCTCCTCCGGCCACAAAAGCCAGTGGTAATAACAACGAACACTTGCCACGATGGCTGCTAATGTCGGTAGTAATGGCGATGACAATGGAAGAGTCTGTCTGCGGAGACAGCTTCATTTGCTTCTGGGTCACGATGCTCGCCGGGTGTCGAATGAC
This window contains:
- the LOC108070152 gene encoding niacin transporter NiaP, with the translated sequence MDNPAYVIDCENEFAIAGEREEKLSEKPRPHTFEEAITLTGVGRFHYQLLLICGLCFMAVMVEIMGVSLIMNQMKCDLQPTLDEQGILASAGFLGVVLSSHAMGFLADTWGRATTLKYALCLSSVCSIVSGFSVNIWMLIVFRFLTGFFISGGQACVFSLCGEFHGNGSRVRHVTLLSGFLCMAMIFAPAMAIGILPLRIETIVLGMRFSSWRVLLLANVSVSLLALVGISTLPETPKYLLVQGRGDQSLDILRTIFAKNSGRSASEYPVKEVALESGGASLSDVHGFVDAVRLVWHQTVPLFHRERLWHTLNICSIQFLIYFLAQGIFMWFPTILDELGTRNGEDILLCTVLQDFNVDLGGSQEEAAASCSVAVDTSTYQVMIIIGACFVMIYLLFAYIIDYIGKKNLLMAWMVLTMICLVALHYVEQFALVVVALTVVMAIGNCGGLVSTIAMEFYPTHINAMGMCFIMMVGRLGAVVGSNLLGRLLFASCDPIFWALLALVVLLCSLGYFLPEKPPAKRTKEPSATAKAIVAATTSPIFAINSK